The following nucleotide sequence is from Pasteurella multocida.
ACGTCAAACTTTTAACTAAAACAGCACAAGAAACACTCGCAGAAGATGACGCCGAGGTGCTTACAATTACGACACAGCAACGTCAAGCGCGTCCTTACCCGCCAGGCAACGTAAAAGTAGATGGTGCGTTTATTAATAATATTGCAGATAGTTCAGCATTTATCATCAGCTGGGCGCATCGTGACCGCGATGTACAAGCGGATAATCTGATTTCACACACAGAAGACAGCACGATTTTGGGTGATGGCGTCAGTTATGAAATCGCATTATTGAATGATGACACCGTTTTGCGCACTATCTCGACAACAGATAGCCAGTTTAGCTATCCGGACCCGCAAAAAGTGGTGGGCGAAGAGTTTAATAAAATGACGCTTTGCTCGGTAAAAAACGGCTTAAAAAGCTTGTTTAACTATACTTTCAGCGTTGCGGGCGCCATGCAACTATTATATGGCTGGAACTACGCAGAGGAGTTCACGCAAGGTGAGTCGCTTATTTATCACTATAACGATAGTGATATGCCCGGCGGAAAATACATCATGCTTTCATCAAATGCAGATCAGCATTCTGCGATTTATAAATCGTTTGCTGTTGATTCAAGCGTGTACAAGCGTTTTGCACTCTCATATAAAGTCGGCACATATGATAAGCGAAATGGGCTTTGTGTTGTTTCAGTGCAACTTTATCGCGGTGATGAGTTTGTGTCAGCGTTTGTGTCAGAACAGCTTGGCGAATTTGACACAACAGAATGGCGAGTCAAGCAAGTTGAAGGTGAATTACCGGAAGGTGTCACAGAAATCAGGTTCAAAATCAACGTAATCGGCACAATAAGAAATAATGCGATTGCATTTAAAGATATTGTTGTGAAGGGAGGTGAATAGGAAAAGAAGACGAAATCAAACATCTAATAAGCACACATTAACTTTAATAAAAATAAGGAGCAAATATGAAGAATAAATTAACGCTAGAAGATATCAAATCTGTCATTGTTAAAGCCGAATATCATCGTTTAACAGATAAGCTAACCACTTGCGTGTTAACACTAAAAAATGGTTATACAGTGACGGGAGAAAGTGCTTGTGTTGACTCTTCAAATTATGTCAAAGAAATCGGTGAGAAAATCGCATACGACAATGCAGTAAGTAAGGTTTGGACTTTAGAAGGTTATTTATTGCAACAAAAGTTATTTGAAAATCAAAACAGTTAAACACGGGTAGCGAGCACACTTTGCGCAGCGTGCTCGCCTTATCACCCACAGAACGCACCTGTAGGCAATAACTATTGCTAGACCCGCGGTCTCAGCCAAGACATGTAAAGTCTAGCGCATTTTTTCAGTATGTGAAAGAGGCTTACAGTATATGAAAAACAATCA
It contains:
- a CDS encoding Gp49 family protein, giving the protein MKNKLTLEDIKSVIVKAEYHRLTDKLTTCVLTLKNGYTVTGESACVDSSNYVKEIGEKIAYDNAVSKVWTLEGYLLQQKLFENQNS